ATTCTATATTTTTATAGTTTAATTACTGCATAAATATTAAAGTATTATCAAAATATTACGAATTGCTGCTTTTATCAACTACATCTAGCTCTTTTATAATTAGTGGACAACTTTGCACACAAGTCTCAAGGTTTTGGACCCCTTTTCCTGCTCTCCCCTGTTGAGCACAAGATCTCCCACTTTTTAGCGATTTATATCGCTTTcggaaaattattttatagaatatcgtcattttgcctattttccaTTAAATAATTCAAACTTGAATTCCCTTGCATGGTGCAATTTGTCTAACACCCTTGTGAGATCTAAAAGAGGATTTGTGTGCAAGAGGTTTTTATACAGCAAACACCTGTGTTGAAAACAaaagtaccccaccccttacaaaaattctcaagcctttaGATTTTctgaggttgacaggtatgaacTTTGGGGACTCGAAAACATATTTTGCTTgcaagaaaagtaaaaaaaaccccattgttttggataaaaattcaaaacaatttAACAAGGTGTTAGTTAAAGCAGCAATCGCCATAgtttaccccctccccccaaaaaagtaacaataACATTGAAAGTAATGACCTGTGTTTTTATGGTTTCAATCAGAATTgttattaaaattattttgttattgtagATTCATGTGTTTTTATGGTTTCAATCGGAATTGTTATTaaagttattttgtttttgtagatTCATGTGTTTTTATGGTTTCAATCGgaatttttattaaagttatcTTGTTATTGTAGATTCATGTGTTTTTATGgtttcattcagaatttttattaaagttatcTTGTTATTGTAGATTCATGTGTTTTTATGGTTTCAATCGGAGTTGTTATTaaagttattttgtttttgtagatTCAAGGTGAATCTGCTGTGATGGCATCGATTGCACAGGGAGTTCGGACAACACATGACGCCCACTACCGAGGTATGCTGGGAACAATGGTCACTCTATTCAAAACAGAAGGCATGAAGACTATGTATAAAGGCCTTATCCCTGGTATCCATCGCCAGCTCTGCTTTGCAAGCATAAGAATTGGACTTTATGACCAGGTTAAAGCAATGTACGGAGACACAGATGTGCAAAATCCTAAGATTCTTAAGAAGATAGCAGCAAGTATTACAACAGGGATCATGGCTGTGAGTGTTGCCCAACCAACAGAAGTTGTGAAGATCAGGTTTCAGGCAGATGCCGGCCGCTACACCTCTGGAACTATGGGGACCTATGCTGAAATTGCCAGGAATGAAGGCATGAAAGGCTTATGGAAAGGCGTCTTCCCCAATATGGCCCGTCTTTGCACAGTGAATGTAACAGAACTTGTGGTTTATGACTCAATCAAAGGGCTGTTCCTTCGGAAACAGTGGATGGCAGATGAGTTTCCACTTCATTTTGTGTCTGCATTTGGGGCAGGGTTCGTTACCACTTGCGTAGCATCACCTGTAGATGTAGTGAAGACAAGATACATGAATTCCCCAGCCAACACCTACAAGAGCGGCATTGATTGTGCTGTACAGCTGTTTAAACACAATGGGATCTTTGCCTATTATAAGGGGTAGGTACATTACAAGTAGCTAtagtaacaaaaacaaacactaAATTGCTATTTTCTGTATGGTAATATAAGTAATATAATACAGAAAAGATTATATTAGTAGTCAAGGACAACAATTTGAGTTGGAGgtattttgtaatattttttgggAGGTAGAGGCACAATACAAAGACATTGAGAAAACTGGGGGAGCACAGCCACAACCcaactggtcatttccttattatttaaattaaaataaaccaCCAAAAAAGCCCTGTTTCAGTCAAGTTTAGTTTGGATAAAATTTTGAGGTATCTCTCTGCTGATTGATGGTGCAGTGAGCTTTAAATactaatttattatttatctcTTGTTTGCAATCAGGTTCATGCCTAACTTTGTGCGGCTTGGCTCTTGGAATATTGTCATGTTCGTGTCATATGAGCAGCTCAAACGCCTCTTCTGCAGTTTCAAGGAGATCTCACAACAACCAGCGTAAAAACCTTCTTCTTTATAATGGCAAAAGGGGCTATACGAAGCTATAGTTGCCTACTTAATTAATACAACACCTTATTCACACAGTTTTCCTAACATGAAAACTAAGTACAATTTTATCAACATTAGGCAATTGCCAGTTATTAGAGAATGTGGAACTCGCATCATAGGTAGGTTTTTGGGGGGACTCTTGATATTCCCTGGAACTCTTATGGAACTTTCCTGGAAGCTCTGTATATCTTGCCAGTGCTGCTTTATGGATATAAGCAATATCAAGCATTTTATGCAAAGGGTGGGGTTTGGGGATGGGTTGGCTGAGAGGTTTCAATAGGTTAGTGAGGCATAAACTATTGTTAGAGGGTTCTTTAAAAAGAACCTTTGAAAAGGTTAGAATCTAGATCCCATGGATCTGTTGATACTAAAGTTTAGGCTTGTTATAACTGTATTTAGATAATAAACAGTACAGCACAGTACACAGAGAAAGATACAGACATGCAATGTGGTATATATATTTGATGTCATGATCTGATCATGTCAATACAATATAATGATCAATATTTCTATTAAGTAGGTCATAATTACATAAGTTAGAACACATTGCGAGATGTTGGCACCAAGTGGTGGGGACCCAATTTCatagaataaaatatttagtaTCGTGTTGCCGTTGTCGTTGCCTAAATTCCCTACTTTGTGGGCGCGATACAGAGACAATAAGAGAACTGGGTAGCAAGCTCTGCCTCTAAGGGTTGGTTGGTGGATGAAGGACGAGTAGCTCGTAAAAAAATTCTCCGGGATGACTCGAGTTTTTATATATGTACAGAAATGGTTCAGTATTTTACTTATAATTGTAGGTAATATAACAGACTAGTTGCTAATGCCACTGGTGAATGAATATATTTTAATCTCTTATGTGGTATGATAATAAACCTAAAGAGTGAGTAAATTCTAGTTCTCATTTTCTTCTAGATTTACGTGTGTAAATGCGTGCAACCTAGGTGATATGTCTTATCAACCCAACATTTACGGTTAACGTACCAAAGCTGTACAAATTCGAACGTGAAATGTCTGAAAAAGGCGAAAGCGCAATGCAATGAGTGTGCACCGGGTGAATGCGCAATGCAAAGAGTGTGCACCGGGTGAATGCGCAATACAAAGAGTGTGCACCGGGTGAATGCGCAATACAAAGATTGTGCACCGGGTGAATACGCAATGCCAAGAATGTGCACCGGGTGAATGCGCAATGCAAAGAATGTGCACCGGATAAATGCGCAATGCAAATAGTGTGCACCGGGTAAATGCGCAATGGAAAGAGTGTGCACCGGGTGAATATGCAATGCAAAGAGTGTGCACCCGGTAAATGCGCAATGCAAAGAATGTGCACCGGGTGAATTCGCAATGCAAAGAGTGTGCACCGGGTAAATGCGCAACGCAAAGAGTGTGCACCGGGTAAATGCGCAATGCAAAGAGTGTGCACCGGGTAAATGCGCAATGAAAAGAGTGTGCACCGGGTAAATGCGCAATGCATAGAGTGTGCACCGGGTGAATGCGCAATGCAAAGAGTGTGCACCGGGTGAAAGTGCAGTGCAAAGAGTGTGCACCGGGTAAATGCGCAATGCAAAGAGTGTGCACCGGGTAAATGCGCAATGAAAAGAGTGTGCACCGGGTAAATGCGCAATGCATAGAGTGTGCACCGGGTGAATGCGCAATGCAAAGAGTGTGCACCGGGTGAAAGTGCAGTGCAAAGAGTGTGCACCGGGTAAATGCGCAATGCAAATAGTGTGCATCGGGTGAATACGCAATGCAAAGAGTATGCACCGGGGGAATACGCAATGCAAAGAGTATGCACCGGGTGAATACGCAATGCAAAGAGTGTGCACCGGGTGAATACGCGCTGCAAAGAGTGTGCACCTGGTGAATACGCAATGCAAATAGTGTGCACCGGGTAAATGCGCAACGCAAAGAGTGTGCACCGGGTAAATGCGCAATGCAAAGAATGTGCACCGGGTAAATGCGCAATGCAAAGAGTGTGCACCGGGTAAATGCGCAATGCATAGAGTGTGCACCGGGTAAATGCGCAATGCAAAGAGTGTGCACCGGGTAAATGCGCAATGCATAGAGTGTGCACCGGGTAAATGCGCAATGCAAAGAGTGGCACTGGGTAAATGCGCAATGAAAAGAGTGTGCACCGGGTAAATGCGCAATGCAAAGAGTGCACCGGGTGAATACGCAATGCAAAGAGTATGCACCGGGGGAATACGCAATGAAAAGAGTATGCACCGGGTGAATACGCAATGCAAAGAGTGTGCACCGGGTAAATGCGCAATGAAAAGAGTGTGCACCGGGTGAATGCGCAATGAAAAGAGTGTGCACCGGGTAAATGCGCAATGCAAAGAGTGTGCACCGGGTAAATGCGCAATGCAAAGAGTGTGCACCGGGTAAATGCGCAATGAAAAGAGTGTGCACCGGGTAAATGCGCAATGCATAGAGTGTGCACCGGGTGAATGCGCAATGCAAAGAGTGTGCACCGGGTGAAAGTGCAGTGCAAAGAGTGTGCACCGGGTAAATGCGCAATCCAAAAAGTGTGCGTGGGCCGAGTAAATGCGCAATGCAACATGCGTGAGCCGAGTAAAATGCACAATGCAACATGCGTGAGCTGAGTAAATACACAATACAATATGCGTGAGCCGAGTAAATGCACAATGCAACATGCGTGAGCCGAGTAAATGTACGCAACATGCGTGAGCCGAGTAAATGTGCAATAAAACATTCGTGAGCCGAGTAAATGCGCAATGCAACATGCGTGAGCCGAGTAGATGCGCAATGCAACATGCGCGAGCCGAGTAAATGCGCAATGCAACATGCGTGAGCCGAGTAGATGCGCAATGCAACATGCGTGAGCCGAGTAAATGCGCAATGCAACATGCGTGAGCCGAGTAAATCCGCAATGCAACATGCGTTAGCCGAGTAGATGCACAATTCAACATGCGTGAGCCAATTAAATGCACAATGGAACATGCATGAGCCGAGTAAATGCGTAATGTAACAGGTGTGATCCGAGTAAATGCGCAATGCAACATGCGTGAGCCGAGTAAATCCGCAATGCAACATGCGTGAGCCGAGTAGATGCACAATGCAACATGCGTGAGCCGAGTAAATGCACAATGCAACATGCGTGAGCCAAGTAAATGCGTAATGTAACATGGATCATTGCGCTGATCGGAGAAATTATGCAACACAAAATGTGTGAATTGGGAGAATGGGCAACCAAAATCGAATGCGCACAAACGTTGAATCGCCGTGGCCGAGCGAATGcgttattttaataattatctttCATCAAGCTTTTATCACTGTGACAAAATGACCCTTTTCGAAAAGCCTCAATTAGTGGTTTTGTTAAATCGTAAGCGCAACTCGAGATATTTAAACCAGGCAAAGCGCTATTTAAAGGGTGTGATCCATAGGGATGTGAAGAGATAGAGGCGAAGATGTCATGTTTGTGTTTGGCGAAAGGAACGTTTGCTAACATATATGGGGTAGTGAGCACCGCAAGAACAATGTGCTAACCAGGCGGCATTATCCAGGCGGTGCGAACATAAGGCATAGGCAAGCTAACAAAGCATGACCTTTTTATACTCTTGCAATTGTCCTGAATTTATGTATTTagttttttcattaaaaatcaATTATACATATTAAGCTCTGTGCTGGGTTTTGGCTACAATTCAGGCTCCCCTCGCCGTAACTCCTTAACTGTGGACCTTATGGCGGTAAAGTCACTCTCGATTGCTACAAGTCGGTGCCAGATGGCTAAAATTTCCTCTTTTACTTGCCTCAAGACTGTCGACTCAGACAAATCTAGCTGAGCGTCTGAGAGAGATTCAGCATTCGTTTCGCATTTTGTAGCACCTTCGCATTCAATAAAACGCTTTGAACTGCCGTCCGCTTTCTCATCTGCATTTACAATGCCTTTACCCAGGATTTCATCACATTTGCCGTAGCTATCAATGTTTTCGTTTAGTTTGTCACCTGCGCAATCACCCCTTTCGCTTATCTCAGATGCACCCAAATAATTATTACTCCCCTTTGCAGCTAATCTCAGGTAACTGACCTCATGATATACATCTTCGTCGTCTGAATTCTCGTCGcaattataattttctttttctgcgTGATCCCGATTTCTAGATGGAGATGAATATGTGTCTGTTTTGGTTTTCAACTGAGGTTCACTTTCTTCTTCGTCTTCCTCTCGAATTGTACAAAACCTTGGGCAATACCCTAAAACTTGTCTGGGAACACCAAGCTTTTCTCTAAGATATTTATTCCTTTGCACGGCCTTTCGGCTAAAGCGAATGGTTTTCTGTTTCTTACGATgcgtattattattttcatgcaAAGTGTTTTCctgtcgtttttctgtcaCAGTCTCTTGGGCTTCCTTTAATGGTTTTGCTTCGACTTTCCTCTTCAAAGTTTCCTCCCCTGATTCTGAACCGACTTTTTCTTGCTTGTTACGCTTTATTGCAAGCAAGCTTCGCATTTTTTCCATCGCTCGTTTGTGCAACCTCTTCTTGGGCATGTTATAACCCCCACTTTGTTGCCAAAATACTGTATCGCCttgtcaatttttcttttaaccaCAGCACTGGTAGTCACTTTACTTCTTTAGTTTTCTGTgaacaaataaataattcaGATTCGGTAACTCTAGGTTTCTTAAAACTAGACATTGCGGCGTTCAACAAACCACAGATTTGACTATAATGATTTCTCTTCCTTTGTAAGTAAGTGTTTTTGCTTGGTAAAGATAAGAATGTAATATTTCTATGATAACAAAGATGCGAAGTACTTCTGCGTAAAGATTTTCACTTAAATCAAAACACAAGGCACACCTTGtcatttcaaacaaaaacacaaccaaaagtatttttattacCTGACTGTTTTCGCTGCCCTAACCGCATGCAGTAAATTATCCCTGTGCTTCGGTTCAACAAGAGCTTTCAAAAgcctatatatattttttcatttagAAGTCATTTTAGGAATGAAATCTAAACCAGACGACATTTCTCCTTAAAACGAGACCATCGCATATAATTTCTTCGAAGTCCCCGGCAGTCACGAAATATTTGCCCAGTTTGAAGTGAACAGTTTACCTTCAACGCCGGATCAACGGGAAATAGCTTGATCAAGTTTGATCAAATAGGCGTTCATTGATCAAGTAAAAAGCCCTCGTCCGTATTCTAAGTGCGTCTACTTTTCTTCCGTCGCTATTCTATCTCGAGTTCCGCACACAAATGTATTCGCTTGTATTCAGATAGAAAGATATGTATACAAATATACTGGATTCTTGTCTGAAAAGAGCTCCACTAATTATACATCTAATAGATTTTGCCACAACAATCGGCCACCGTTCAAGTCCCTCTAATGGAACACGATGTCTTTATCTATTATGAGAGGGTGAATATAACAAGAATGCGTTggttggtcatttccttatttcgTCCCACCTTCCGATCAAAACCCCTTCTTTTCTGTTGAGAAGTGTGAAATTCTGTCATGTGCTTTCCTTTACCGATAATTTCTACTACAATGCCAAGCAAGCTCGCTAATGAAGCATCAACTTGAATTGACAATAGCGCGCATTGTTACAAAAGACTGGGCGGCGCAAAGTTGGCCATGAATTTGTAATTAATCATTCACTGCCTTTAATCAGGTTTGTTGTAATTTTTGTTAAGTTTTTGCCAATATCGAATATATTTAAGTGAAGGCAATGCTCTGTTAAAAGATTAAGAGGAAAATCAATATTTGATTTTTGCATTCAGTACTGTCCAGACGTTTCAACAGACAATGAGATCTTGAATTTCATTTGTCgaggaaaaaaatgaatgTTGATAAGGTACAAAGAACGAATAATTTGAATCTTAAAGGTAAAATTTATGCATAGTAATGACTATTAActggatttaatgagaaaactgAGTATGATTGTTGCTTTGATGCAAATCTGTCACTTCTTGATAATTAGGTGAGTATTGGCACTAATGCAATAGATCAGCCAATCAGGATTCAGTAGTTTTGAAAAGAAAGCCATTTGAGAGCTATGCAACGCGAGTCTGCCGTATACATCAATTGTTGCTTGTAAAGAGATTATCCAACTCTAAGGAATTCTGTAACGAAAGGCACAGTCAAAACATTGTCAAAACCGAACATTGATGTGGCGTGGTTTTGAAATTTAAGTAATTATGCAAGCATTTTGAACCAAACTTATAGCAACAGAACGAGTACATCCAGGGTTTCGTGGGTTCAATAAAACCACTTTGAACTTAGAAGCCGGCCAATTGACGGCTTGTAGATCTTCGGAATGGTTTTCTTATGAATTAAAACACCCTTCTAGATCGCAATTACAGCATTGCTGAGAACATAGATAAGAGATGCTGTGCTTTATTTGTGCtcaacaactttttttttttatttcccgTCTAGAGTCAAACGAGAGCCTTCACTTGGGCAATGTTCACCGAAAACATGTGCTTTAAGTCAGCAGTCCATTACTTTTCTTgcgaactttagaagcacactagcatacacacattggcaccagtcgggccaagacgggacgctagcacagtctattacccgtgcagttcagcaaccatggacagctgtttcgtccttattaggactcgtcagcatggcatagccggtttgcctcagttaaacttcatcggcaaaaaaactgcagggcgacttcgactcgaacgaagtgctttaaaccacagcttagatccatgtgggatctagagctgcgaccgggctagcgtgatgccaattgtgcggatcacgcatgcgacctttgctagtctaaaactccgtcggatagccaaactatccttgcgagtatgtatacataaatgtgaactttagaagcacactagcatacacacattggcaccagtcgggccaagacgggacgctagcacagtctattacccgtgcagttcagcaaccatggacagctgtttcgtccttattaggactcgtcagcatggcatagccggtttgcctcagttaaacttcatcggcaaaaaaactgcagggcgacttcgactcgaacgaagtgctttaaaccacagcttagatccatgtgggatctagagctgcgaccgggctagcgtgatgccaattgtgcggatcacgcatgcgacctttgctagtctaaaactccgtcggatagccaaactatccttgcgagtatgtatacataaatgtgaactttagaagcacactagcatacacacattggcaccagtcgggccaagacgggacgctagcacagtctattacccgtgcagttcagcaaccatggacagctgtttcgtccttattaggactcgtcagcatggcatagccggtttagtttaactgaggcaaaccggctatgccatgctgacgagtcctaataaggacgaaacagctgtccatggttgccgaactgcacgggtaatagactgtgctagcgtcccgtcttggcccgactggtgccaatgtgtgtatgctagtgtgcttctaaagttcacatttatgtatacatactcgcaaggatagtttggctatccgacggagttttagactagcaaaggtcgcatgcgtgatccgcacaattggcatcacgctagcccggtcgcagctctagatcccacatggatctaagctgtggtttaaagcacttcgctcgagtcgaagtcgccctgcagtttttttgccgatgaagtttaactgaggcaaaccggctatgccatgctgacgagtcctaataaggacgaaacagctgtccatggttgccgaactgcacgggtaatagactgtgctagcgtcccgtcttggcccgactggtgccaatgtgtgtatgctagtgtgcttctaaagttcacttTTCTTGCAATATCCAACGGCCACGTTCCATTCTAcaattcttaaaaaaaggcTTCAATTTATTCGGTGACACTGTTCAGCTTTGCGCTATACGGACGCATGGAAATGTGTGATAAATTTAGGATATGGCCAGTTATACATATGTGATAATAAATTGGGTACTTTTTTTTAGGTTTGGCATCTTAGCTAAGAGAGAAATCTCCTGTgtccaaaagacaaaaaagttTCTTACAAAAGTACGCGAGTAAAACTGTTCCGCGAGATGTACCCAGCGCAATGTGTAgatccagaaaatatccatacccccccccccccccatttagggaattggaaattccggggggggggggggggggggctcaaacgcccaggaatttccagaggggagggggagtaaAATTCAATTTTTCCTTAatagttactgtatttatttttttccagggtgttgaaatgaaatattttctggaactataCAATCCAAGTTTTTCTTCGTGTGCGAAATTATTCTTTGCAATCGTCTTCAAATACTTCAAAAGTGAAGGGTCAAGATTTTGAAGATATCAAAAGCATAGGctcaaaaagaaaagaaaagaacgaACTAAGCATCAAAATGGTCTTCCACTATTATTATCGCTGTACGAATATTCTATTTTTGCTTCCACGTCACTAGTTCCCaggcttttatagcggtgacATCACCACGgtgccatttcaaaacaacatgGCGGCCGCCGAGGAGCCAGAAAGACCCTCTAAAGAAAAAGTGAGTAAAATTCATGAATCCCTCGGTAAATTTTAAAACTAGAAGGAagagattttaaaataattacgGTTATCTGTTGATGCGAAGATTTGATtgtcttatttcaaattttctttgttgtttAGGTTGTTTTTTGCCAAGACGGTGTTTTCGTTCACACCGCTGTACCGATTACAACACACAGCGCAAATATTATACCGGGTAGAGTTACGATCATCGAAAAGGTAAACATTCCATTATCAAATCAATCATGACGCCTTCCCTTTTTTCTTGGTAACCAGCCCCAATTTTATCATAAAATATGTCACCTTTGCATATCATGTGATCTTTAACTTTAAATAGAATCTTTTGACTCAAATTCGTATCGGTTGTACTCTTGCTTTCTCTGACAATATGTTTTACTTTATCACAACTTTCGTGGATCAATACAAGTAAGCTCTTCTCTCCCAAAAAGTGTCTgcatatttgtttttcattggAAGGTGATGAACTCTGGagtccaccccccccccccccccctttcccatGACATACCTAACCAATCTCAGTTAATCTATACCATACTTTTAACTACAGTCTGTCTGTCATCACCCATTGCAGATCTTCCTCTCCCAATAAAATACACAAGACTCCCTTAGACTAGACATGCGTTAATGGTGTttaaagcggagctccaaacgaccaaatctttgcttattttcgcttaataattAAAGAATTATTAAAtatgaaattattatttttatgtttttggcgatgtttttttacatcacacctaccgagttGTGTTGTCACATGTTTCTTCAATGAATATaatgaatatatatatataggaaaaaaacacgcgaactactgtttcatctctacaagcctgtttcgtggttgcccactcatcaggagatttattaagaatatatatactaccatcacttatatactatctatTGCATGAGCAACAcctcatcgatgacgtcacgcatcacatgaccatatcttggcaccgcccttgacacatacatgacaccgaccaagtttggttgttatacaatgtttctttcacgagatatgaatgtttttgattttgatgatgccagcatattttgcttctagtgatgTCATTGATGATGCATAATCACATGACCATATTGgagcaccccccttgacacccaCATGATACCTACCGAGTGTGGTtctgaaacaatgtttctttcaagagatatgaatgtttttacttttaatcatgttttttgctttaagtgacgtcatcgatgacgtcacacaacatgTGACCATatttgcaccccccttgacacccaCATAACACCTACCAggtttggttgccatatgatGTTTTCT
The DNA window shown above is from Nematostella vectensis chromosome 15, jaNemVect1.1, whole genome shotgun sequence and carries:
- the LOC5522215 gene encoding uncharacterized protein LOC5522215 isoform X3, which codes for MPKKRLHKRAMEKMRSLLAIKRNKQEKVGSESGEETLKRKVEAKPLKEAQETVTEKRQENTLHENNNTHRKKQKTIRFSRKAVQRNKYLREKLGVPRQVLGYCPRFCTIREEDEEESEPQLKTKTDTYSSPSRNRDHAEKENYNCDENSDDEDVYHEVSYLRLAAKGSNNYLGASEISERGDCAGDKLNENIDSYGKCDEILGKGIVNADEKADGSSKRFIECEGATKCETNAESLSDAQLDLSESTVLRQVKEEILAIWHRLVAIESDFTAIRSTVKELRRGEPEL
- the LOC5522215 gene encoding uncharacterized protein LOC5522215 isoform X1, with product MLHCAFTRLTHVALCIYSAHACCIADLLGSRMLHCAFTRITPVTLRIYSAHACSIVHLIGSRMLNCASTRLTHVALRIYSAHACCIAHLLGSRMLHCASTRLTHVALRIYSARACCIAHLLGSRMLHCAFTRLTNVLLHIYSAHACCVHLLGSRMLHCAFTRLTHIVLCIYSAHACCIVHFTRLTHVALRIYSAHAHFLDCAFTRCTLFALHFHPVHTLCIAHSPGAHSMHCAFTRCTLFSLRIYPVHTLCIAHLPGAHSLHCAFTRCTLFSLRIHPVHTLFIAHLPGAHSLHCVFTRCILFSLRIPPVHTLCIAYSPGALFALRIYPVHTLFIAHLPSATLCIAHLPGAHSMHCAFTRCTLFALRIYPVHTLCIAHLPGAHSLHCAFTRCTFFALRIYPVHTLCVAHLPGAHYLHCVFTRCTLFAARIHPVHTLCIAYSPGAYSLHCVFPRCILFALRIHPMHTICIAHLPGAHSLHCTFTRCTLFALRIHPVHTLCIAHLPGAHSFHCAFTRCTLFALRIYPVHTLCTALSPGAHSLHCAFTRCTLYALRIYPVHTLFIAHLPGAHSLHCAFTRCTLFALRIYPVHTLCIANSPGAHSLHCAFTGCTLFALHIHPVHTLSIAHLPGAHYLHCAFIRCTFFALRIHPVHILGIAYSPGAQSLYCAFTRCTLFVLRIHPVHTLCIAHSPGAHSLHCAFAFFRHFTFEFVQLWYVNRKCWVDKTYHLGCTHLHT
- the LOC5522216 gene encoding mitochondrial uncoupling protein 2, whose protein sequence is MVLGASRPGEDPSILVKFCSAGIAASIAEAATIPIDTAKVRLQIQGESAVMASIAQGVRTTHDAHYRGMLGTMVTLFKTEGMKTMYKGLIPGIHRQLCFASIRIGLYDQVKAMYGDTDVQNPKILKKIAASITTGIMAVSVAQPTEVVKIRFQADAGRYTSGTMGTYAEIARNEGMKGLWKGVFPNMARLCTVNVTELVVYDSIKGLFLRKQWMADEFPLHFVSAFGAGFVTTCVASPVDVVKTRYMNSPANTYKSGIDCAVQLFKHNGIFAYYKGFMPNFVRLGSWNIVMFVSYEQLKRLFCSFKEISQQPA
- the LOC5522215 gene encoding putative protein CRIPAK isoform X2 — translated: MLHCGFTRLTHVALRIYSAHACCIAHLLGSRMLHCAFTRLAHVALRIYSAHACCIAHLLGSRMFYCTFTRLTHVAYIYSAHACCIVHLLGSRILYCVFTQLTHVALCILLGSRMLHCAFTRPTHTFWIAHLPGAHSLHCTFTRCTLFALRIHPVHTLCIAHLPGAHSFHCAFTRCTLFALRIYPVHTLCIAHLPGAHSFHCAFTRCTLFSLRIYPVHTLCIAYSPGAYSFHCVFPRCILFALRIHPVHSLHCAFTRCTLFSLRIYPVPLFALRIYPVHTLCIAHLPGAHSLHCAFTRCTLYALRIYPVHTLCIAHLPGAHSLHCAFTRCTLFALRIYPVHTICIAYSPGAHSLQRVFTRCTLFALRIHPVHTLCIAYSPGAYSLHCVFTRCTLFALRIYPVHTLCTALSPGAHSLHCAFTRCTLYALRIYPVHTLFIAHLPGAHSLHCAFTRCTLFALHFHPVHTLCIAHSPGAHSMHCAFTRCTLFSLRIYPVHTLCIAHLPGAHSLRCAFTRCTLFALRIHPVHILCIAHLPGAHSLHCIFTRCTLFPLRIYPVHTICIAHLSGAHSLHCAFTRCTFLALRIHPVHNLCIAHSPGAHSLYCAFTRCTLFALRIHPVHTHCIALSPFSDISRSNLYSFGTLTVNVGLIRHIT